One Ricinus communis isolate WT05 ecotype wild-type chromosome 2, ASM1957865v1, whole genome shotgun sequence DNA segment encodes these proteins:
- the LOC8274812 gene encoding serine/threonine-protein kinase OSR1, with protein sequence MEKKKYPIGAEFYVLYEEVGQGVTASVHRALCIPFDEIVAIKILDFERDNSDLNNISREVQTMILVDHPNVLKSHCSFVSDHNLWVVMPFMSGGSCLHILKAAYPDGFEEVVIATILHEVLRGLEYLHHHGHIHRDVKAENILIDSHGAIKLGDFGVSASLFDSGDRQRMRNTFVGTPCWMAPEVMEQLHGYAFKADIWSFGITALELAHGHAPFSKYPPMKVLLMTLQNAPPGLDYERDKKFSKSFKQMIASCLVKDSSKRPSAKKLLKHSFFKQARSNDYIARKLLEGLPALGDRIKALKRKEEDMLAQKKMPDGEKEEISQNEYKREISGWNFNLKDMKAQASLIHDEDLISDNNLGGSSSSLSIIDSLEKQLEFQHSSLGQVPEMDETDLMQYQPTHLQLGNYSMNISKVGFEKSDDDFNITSPSGDQHVLHSSSPYLNDNMENNVTEKSIFEINRKPVEGIALQQKIRGPSDGSNPPENIIPFDKEESDKLQNQSQNNSSSEDDDVVSQMPFKASKILAQNNDELEEKVKPPVVQQRGRFKVTSKNVGIEKVVPLPILQKSHSMQVLHQHPGLSVPATPDSTSSTPSGHSLFPLLNSVLQNNIIQRDSILNLMKQVCGYDTPASRAIDGGSTLSIANSTKKSLLEAAHDREKELLHEITEL encoded by the exons atggagaagaagaagtatCCGATTGGAGCTGAGTTTTACGTGTTGTATGAAGAGGTTGGACAAGGCGTCACTGCATCTGTGCATCGAGCCTTGTGTATTCCTTTTGATGAGATTGTTGCTATCAAGATTCTTGACTTTGAACGCGATAATTCTGATCTG AATAACATTTCTCGTGAAGTACAAACAATGATCTTGGTTGACCATCCAAATGTTCTCAAATCACACTGCTCCTTTGTTAGCGATCATAATTTGTGGGTTGTTATGCCATTCATGTCTGGGGGCTCTTGTCTACACATATTGAAGGCTGCTTATCCAGATGGTTTTGAGGAGGTAGTGATAGCAACAATACTTCATGAGGTATTAAGAGGTTTAGAGTATCTTCATCATCATGGGCATATACATCGAGATGTTAAA GCGGAAAACATTCTAATTGATTCACATGGTGCGATCAAGTTGGGAGATTTTGGTGTTTCTGCTTCCCTTTTTGATTCAGGTGATAGGCAACGCATGAGGAATACATTTGTGGGGACACCTTGCTG GATGGCACCTGAGGTCATGGAGCAGTTGCATGGTTATGCTTTCAa AGCTGATATTTGGTCCTTTGGCATAACTGCTTTAGAGCTTGCACATGGACATGCCCCATTCTCAAAATATCCTCCAATGAAG GTGTTGCTGATGACTTTGCAAAATGCACCCCCTGGTTTGGATTATGAAAGAGACAAGAAATTCTCTAAG tCTTTTAAGCAAATGATAGCTAGTTGTTTGGTAAAAGATTCTTCAAAAAGGCCTTCTGCAAAGAAGCTGCTAAAGCATTCATTTTTCAAGCAAGCAAGATCAAACGATTATATAGCAAGAAAACTTTTAGAAGGATTGCCTGCTCTTGGTGATCGTATTAAGGCATTGAAG agAAAGGAAGAGGATATGCTAGCGCAAAAAAAGATGCCGGATGGGGAGAAGGAGGAAATATCACAG AATGAATATAAACGAGAGATTAGTGGTTGGAACTTCAATCTTAAAGATATGAAGGCTCAAGCTTCCTTG ATACATGATGAGGACCTAATATCTGATAATAATCTAGGAGGAAGCTCAAGTTCACTGTCTATAATTGATTCACTTGAAAAGCAATTGGAGTTTCAGCACTCTTCCTTGGGGCAAGTTCCAGAAATG GATGAGACTGATCTGATGCAATATCAACCCACTCATCTTCAATTAGGCAACTACTCTATGAATATTTCAAA AGTTGGATTTGAAAAATCTGATGATGACTTCAACATTACAAGCCCATCCGGTGATCAACATGTTTTACATAGTTCTTCACCTTATCTTAATGATAATATGGAGAACAATGTGACAGAGAAATCTATATTTGAGATCAATAGAAAACCAGTAGAGGGCATAGCTTTGCAACAGAAAATAAGAGGTCCATCAGATGGCTCTAATCCACCAGAAAATATAATTCCTTTTGATAAAGAAGAAAG TGATAAGTTGCAAAATCAATCACAAAATAATTCAAGCTCAGAAGATGATGATGTAGTTTCTCAAATGCCTTTTAAAGCATCTAAGATATTAG CACAAAACAATGATGAACTTGAAGAGAAAGTAAAACCGCCAGTTGTTCAACAAAGAGGACGCTTCAAAGTTACTTCTAAGAATGTTGGTATTGAAAAG gtgGTTCCATTGCCTATATTGCAAAAGAGTCATAGCATGCAG gTGCTACACCAACATCCTGGGCTTTCTGTGCCAGCAACACCTGATTCCACATCATCAACTCCTTCGGGCCATTCTCTATTTCCTCTTTTGAATTCCGTTTTGCAGAATAACATTATTCAAAGG GATAGCATCCTTAATCTGATGAAGCAAGTCTGTGGTTATGATACTCCAG CCAGTCGTGCTATTGATGGAGGATCCACATTGTCAATAGCAAATTCCACAAAGAAATCTTTG CTAGAAGCAGCTCATGACAGGGAGAAGGAGTTGCTACATGAAATAACGGAGTTGTAA